Below is a genomic region from Pectobacterium polaris.
CAGCAGCGACGGCGGCGTGACGTGGACAGCGACCCTGACTCCGAACGCGAACGTAACCAATGCGGGCACGGCGATTGGCCTGACCTACACCGGCGTCACCGATGCAGCGGGTAACACGGGGGTGGGCAGCGAGACCTCCGGGAATATCAGCATCGATACGGCGCTGCCGACAGCGACGATAGCGGTGAGCGACAGCGCCCTGAAGGCGGGTGAAAGTGCACAAGTTACCATCACCTTCTCGGAAGCGGTGAGCGGTTTTAGCAACGCCAATCTGACCGTGGCAGACGGCACGCTAAGTAACGTGACCAGCAGCGACGGCGGCGTAACGTGGACAGTGACCTTCACGCCGAACACCAACGTGACCAATGCGGGCATGGCAATCGGCTTGAACTACAGCGGTGTCACCGACGCGGCGGGCAACGCGGGCGTGGGTACAGAGACGTCCGGTAATATCAGTATCGATACGGCATTGCCGACGGCGACAATAGCCGTCAGCGATAACGCCCTGAAAGCGGGTGAAAGTGCCGTCGTCACCATCACCTTCTCCGAAGCGGTAAGCGGCTTTAGCAATGCCAACCTGTCGGTGACAGACGGCATGCTAAGTAACGTGACCAGCAGCGACGGCGGCATGACCTGGACAGCGACCTTCACGCCGAACGCCAACGTGACCAATGTGGGCACGGCGATTGGCCTGACCTACACCGGCGTCACTGACGCGGCGGGTAACGCGGGCGTGGGCAGCGAGACCTCCGGGAATATCAGCATCGATACGGCGCTGCCGACTGCGACGATAGCGGTGAGCGACAACGCCCTGAAAGCGGGTGAAACTACTGAGGTCACCATCACCTTCTCGGAGGCAGTCAGTGGTTTCAGCAACGCCAACCTGTCAGTGGCGGACGGTACGCTGAGTAACGTGACCAGCACCGACGGCGGCGTGACGTGGACGGCGACCTTTACCCCGAATGCTAACGTGACCAATGCGGGCATGGCAATCGGCCTGAACTACAGCGGCGTCACCGACGCGGCGGGTAACGCGGGTGTGGGCAGCGAGACCTCCGGGAATATCAGCATCGATACGGCATTGCCGACAGCGACGATAGCGGTGAGCGACAATGCCCTTAAAGCGGGCGAAAGTGCTGAAGTCACCATCACCTTCTCCGAAGCGGTGAGCGGATTTAGCAACGCCGATTTGACCGTGGCAGACGGCACGCTGAGTAACGTGACCAGCAGCGACGGCGGAGTGACGTGGAAAGCGACCTTTACGCCGAATGCTAACGTGACCAATGCGGGCACGGCAATCGGCTTGAACTACAGCGGTGTCACCGACGCGGCGGGCAACGCGGGCGTGGGCAGCATCACTTCCGATAGTTTTAGCATCGATACCGCTCGCCCTGTGCCGGTCAGCCTGACACTGACGGAAACGTCAGGTTCGCAGGCACTGAGCTACACGCTGGTCTTTTCAGAAGCGGTGACGGGATTAGATGTTCGTGACTTCTCTCTGCTTAACGCTAACGGCACCACGGCGACAATTGGTGCGGTGACAGCACTGAGTCCGACAACCTATCGAATTGATTTAACCAATGTGACAGGGGCGGGTGCAGTTCAGTTGGTCTTTACCGGCAATCACGGTGGGGTGACGGATCTGGCTGGCAATGACCTGAACGGTCAGGGGATCAGCGGCGACGTTCATAGCAATACTGCACCGGTTGCCAACGGTATTGGCAATCAGTCCGCTAGCCAAGGGAGTGCGTTTACCTTCACGCTGCCCGCTAACGCGTTTGTTGATAACGATGCGGGCGACAGTCTGACTTACCGTGCTTCGTTGTCCGATGGCTCGGCTCTGCCGTCCTGGCTGGTGTTCAATCCTCAGACGCAGACCTTCTCAGGTACGCCGCAAAACGCTGATGTGGGATCGTTAGCGATTCGTATTACCGCAACCGATAAAAACAGCGTCTCGGTGTCCAGCGATTTTACGGTTGTCGTGAATAACGTTAACGATGCGCCAACCACCACAGGTATTAGCAACCAAACGGTGAATGGCGATGGGGCGTTTAGCTTCCAAGTTCCTGCTAATACCTTCTCTGATATTGATGTGGGCGATACGCTGCGCCTCAGTGCAACGCGGGCGGATGGTTCTGCGCTGCCAGCCTGGGTGAGTTTCGATCCTGCAACCGGCACCTTTAGCGGATCGCCGGGGCGCGCGAATAGCGGCGATCTGTCAATTCTGGTTACCGCGACGGATGCAGCGGACGCGAGTGTGAACACCACATTTGTTTTACGCGTCCTGCCTTCTACGCAACCGGATGGCGATCCCGAATTCAAAACAAATACGAGTAGGCCAGCGGTGGCGATCGTCGGTAATAACGCTGCGGTCCAAAGCCAACTTTCGCTGTTGACAGTTGCGGCGGCGTCGACCAGTGGCGATGGCCTGTTGGGAGCACCGTCTTCACTCTTTAATGCCGGTACGGCGGAAGGCTCTACGCCGGGAACCGCCAGCGTGTTTAGCGCAGCGGCACAAGGCAGTGGTGTTGCTGGGGGTTCTGCTGTGGCCGTGGCCTTTGCCAACAATGGCGTAAACCGTTACGAACCCGGTATACCACGCAGCAACGTCTCTGATTTCAACCAGTCAATGGGTGGGAAGTCCACTCTGGCGGGGATGTTTGCGAACAATATCATTCCCGGTAATACCGCGCTTGAGGTGTTCAGCGGCGGCAGTTGGCAGTCCGTGTCGGATGGCAATTCGACATCCGTCATGTCGCCTGTTTCCGTCTTTGGCGCGCCCGTATTTAGCCAGCAGCTAAAAGCATTGGATGACTATGAACGTCTGCAAATCGCCTCTCTCGAAGGCGCATTGCAAAACATGAGCAAACCAGCCTGAAACGGCGGTGGCAGGGTGTGATGAATACAATAAAAAACAGGGGTAAGGAATCGACTATGCAAAGATGCCCGAAAATTTTCAGCGTCACGCTGCTGGCGCTGTTAGTCAGTGGATGTGCGGTATCAACTCAGCCGATCGATAAAGCAGAAAGTACCCGACGTGCGGATACCGATCTGCGCGTGATGTTCAGTAATCAAGAGCCCGTGACAGCACCCATTACGTTACATGATGCGATGGCAAGGGCGCTGAAATATAACCTCGAAGCGCGTTTAAAAGTGATGGAACAGGCGCTGGCGCAGGAGCAGGTAGATCTGGCGCGTTTTGATATGTTGCCAAGAATAGCAGCGAATGCGGGCTATGTGACGCGCAGTAACGTGAGCGCTTCCAGTAGCCGTAGTATAGAAAGGGGCGTCACCTCACTGGAGCCATCGACCTCGCAGGATCAAACCCGCCGCGTCGCGGATCTGAATATGGTGTGGAATATCCTCGACTTTGGCGTCAGCTATGTTACGGCGCATCAACAGTCGGATAAACGCTGGATCGCCGAAGAGCGCCGCCGCAAAGTGACGCACACGATCGTGCAGGATGTGCAGTCGGCATACTGGCGTGCGGTGGCGGCTGAACGTTTACTGCATCGTATTGATGCCTTAATCGAGCGCGTTAACATGGCGCGTGAGAACAGCCAGAAAATGTCGGCGCAAAAAGTCGGTGACATTATTGAAGCCTACAGCTACCAGCGTGCGCTGCTGGATGCGACGCGCCAGTTGGAAGAGCAGCGTCGTGCGCTCTCTCTGGCAAAAACCGAGCTGGCAACGCTGATGAATTTGCCGCTGGGCACAGATTACAAACTGGTGTTGCCGAAGGAGAATGAACTCGTCGAGCCAGAGCTGAAAGTGGCCTTTAGCGATCTGGAGCAGGCCGCGTTAGTGAGCCGCCCTGAACTGCGCGAACAGGACTATCAGGTACGTATCAGCGCGGCAGAAACGCGTAAATCGCTGCTTCGTATGCTGCCGGGGATTGAAATGTCGGTCGGGGGCAACTACGACAGTAACTCGTTCCTGGTTAACCAACATTGGGCGGATGCGGGGGTGAAAGTGACCTGGAACCTGTTCAATCTGTTCTCTGGTCCAGCTGCTATCGATGTGGCAAAGGCGGGCGAAACCGTCTCCGAAATGCGCCGTCAGGCGATGTCGATGGCGGTACTGGCACAGCTTTATGTGGCCCGCGCCAATTTCAATGAAGCACAGCGCCAATACCGCACCGGTAAAGAGTTGCAGAAACTGGATGTGGATATTCTTGAACAGCTGAATAACCGCTACAAGGCTGGCAATATCGGTGAATTACAGCTGATTCAGGGCGAGTTGAACGCGGTGAATACTTCTTTGCGCAATGATTTGGCCTATGCTGAATTACGTAATGCGTATGGCCAGATCTTTGTTACCGCGGGCTTGGATCCTCTGCCAGCAACGCAGACCTTGAATGACATCCCGTCGGTAGGGAAAGCGCTCGATCAAACGGAGAAGCGCTGGGCGACCGGTAACCTTTCGCTGTAAGGAACGGTGTGCGGTCTGGATATTCCTCTTCAGACCGCCTCATAACACACTGCGTGTTGGATGACGACGTTGAATAAGAAAACCCTATTTCGGAAAACGATACCGCTGAACATGATGTTTCATCGCAGGACGCAGCATAACATTCTGCCAAAGAAAACGACGCTTTCTCTCGTGCTAATCGCGTTACTCTCCGGTGTGCCTTATTCCGCTATGGCAGAAAAGATAGAGGATGAGCTACAGCTTGCCCCGGTAAGCAATCCTTCTACAAATAATGTTTCTGCAAACAGTCGTGCGACAGAAACCTCGGCGAGAGAGGCCAGAGGGGTTCTAAGGGCGGTGGATCAGGCGACGCTATCCGGTGAGCTGAATGCGAAAGTGGTTGAGATGCCGTTTCGCGACGGTGAAGCGTTCCAGAAGGGTGATTTGCTGGTGCGTTTTGACTGCTCGGCTTATCAGGCACAGTTTGCTGCCTCGCAGGCCGCTATGAGAGCGGCACAGCAGGAACTGAGTCAGAACAGACAGCTGGCAGAGATGAAATCTGTCGGCCGCAATGCGGTCGCGGTGGCGGAAGCGCGTCTGGCGCAGGCCACGGCGGAAAGTCAGGTTTATCAGATCCAGACTAACCGCTGCCGCGTTGTTGCCCCGTTCTCTGGTCAGGTTGTGTCGCGTAAAATTCAGGTTTCAGAATATGTGGGTCAGGGGATGCCACTGCTGGAAATCGTGGATAACCGCCATCTGGAGATCAACGTTCTGGTGCCGTCCCGCTGGCTCGCCTCACTTAAACCGAAGCAGACATTTACCTTCATTCCCGATGAAACCGGCGTGCCGCTACAGGCGGAAGTGCTGCGCATCGGCGCGCGCATTGATGAAAGCAGCCAGACCTTGACGCTGATTGGTCGAGTGCTCAAACCCGATAACAGCTTGCTCGCCGGAATGAGCGGCAGCGCACGCTTTACGGGGCAGCCGTGAGCGAATCGCATTCCTTCACGCTTGAGCGGGCATTTGCCGAGTTTATTCATCTGGAGCGCCTGGCGCGTAGCGCCAAAAATAGCGAGACGCTTGCCTACTCGATGGTGAATGACAGCCAGAGGCTGTTCGGTTTTCGTCACGTCGCGCTGGTGATCAATGGGCGTGTACGTGCCGTCACCGGGGTTTCCGTTCCCGATCCGCATGCGCCGTTTGTCGCGTTTATCGAACGCGCAGGCAAGCAACTGGTTACCCAAAAAGCCGCTGAGCACGTTACAACGGTGCGAGCCGACTGGTTTGATACGCAAACGCAGAATGACTGGCAAACGCTGTCTGCACAAGAAGCGCTCTGGGTACCGTTAAAAGATCGGCAGGAACAGCTGATTGGCGGATTGTGGTATGCGCGAGATTTACCGTGGCAGGAAACCGATCAGACGCTGATGGAACAGCTGTCTGATGCCTATGCGCATGCCTGGTTGGCGCTGGAGCCGCGCAAAGCGTGGCGACCTGGGATTCCGAAAGCCAAGGTATTGATTGCCGTTGCGGTACTCATTGGGGCGCTGCTGATACCGGTTCGTCAGTCGGTACTGGCACCGGCCGAAGTTGTGCCGCTGGATGGGCGGATTGTGACGGCACCGCTGGACGGTGTGATCGCTGAAATCACGGTGAAGCCGAATCAGGTCGTGAAGAAAGATGAGGTGCTGGTACGGTTTGATAACACCACGCTGAAAGCTCAGGCCGATGTGGCAGAGCGGGCGCTGGGTGTAGCCGAAGCCGAGTGGCGTTCGGGGTCGCAGCGCGCTTTTCAGGATGCAGATTCCAAATCGAAACTCGATTTGCTGTCGGCACAGGTCGAGCAAAAACGTGCCGAGCTGATGTATGCCAACGATCTGCTGTCGCGCAGTGAGGTGAGGGCGGAGCGCGATGGTATTGCCGTGTTTGCTGACGGTGACCGATTGCGCGGGAAGCCCGTCAGAACGGGTGAGCGCTTGATGGAGCTGGCCAGTCCGCAGCAGGCAGAACTGAAGATTGAACTGGATGTGGGCGATGCGATCCAGTTTCCGGTTCAAGCTGATGTTGCGCTCTTCCTTGACAGCGATCCGCTGAAACGTCATGAAGCCACGCTGCAACGTATCGCCTATGAAGCGGCGCTAACCGATCGCAGCACGTTGGCTTATCGACTCGATGCCCGTTTTATCGCCGACGCACCGCGGATCGGCTTACGTGGCACGGCGAAGATTTATGGTGAATATGTGCCGATGGGTGTCTATCTGTTCCGCCGTCCTGTCGCGGCGTTGCGCAAAACGGTTGGATTCTGATGGCTGTTTTACCTCCGCTACGTGACGATTTACACCTTTCCCCGGCAGCGCCTGCGCGAGATGGTTCCCCGCAGTGGACGTTAGCGGATACGATTTCTGGCCGCTATTTTAAACTGAACAACACGGCAATCCGTCTGCTGCGTCACTGGACTCTGTGTGAGTCGGAGCAGGTGATGGCCGCGGTGAATAAAGAGCCCGGCATACCGCTTGGGAATGACGACCTGGAGCAGTTCCTGCGCTTTTTACGGGCACACGATTTGATCGCGGGCAGCGATAAAGAACAACGAAGCAGCTACGAGGCTAAAGCGGCCAGCCGCCGCCGTAGCCTGATCAAACAGGTGCTGCATCAGTATCTATTTTTCCGCATTCCGCTGTGGCGTCCCGATCCTTTTCTGAATAAAACGTGGCCGTGGCTACAGCGTTATGGCGTCACGCTGCTGCGCGTGGTTTTTCCGCTGGTTTTACTGCTGGGCATATTTCTGGTCAGCCGAGACTGGCCGCGCTATCGCAGTTCGTTTCCGCATCTCTTCAGCCTTGAAGGGATGATGGCATTTGGCTGCGCCCTGATTTTCGCAAAATTTATTCATGAGCTGGGTCACGCCTACATGGCGAAAAAAGCGGGCTGCCGGGTTCAGAGTATGGGCGTGGCATTCATCGTGATGTTTCCGATGCTGTATACCGATGTCAGCGATGCCTGGCGGGTCGGCGATCATCGTGCGCGTGTGCTGATTGGCGCGGGGGGAATTCTGGCGGAGCTGCTCTTGGCGACGCTGGCGCTGCTGGCCTGGTCGCTGTTGCCTGAAGGGCCGCTGCATTCGGCGGCATTCCTTCTTTCCAGCGCCACCTGGATTACCACGCTGATCATCAACGTTAACCCGCTGATGCGCTTTGATGGCTACTTTATGCTGAGCGACGCCTGGCGTATCGATAATTTGCAAGGGCGCGCCTATGCTCTGTGCCGCTGGCACCTGCGAGAAAAACTGTTTGGCTATGGTGACGTGCCGCCGGAGCGCTGGTCGCCTCCGATGGTGAAAAGGCTGCTGCTGTGGGGATATGCCTCTTGGGTGTGGCGTTTCTTCCTGTTCTTCGGTATTGCGCTGGCGGTCTATCACTATTTTTTCAAAGTTCTGGGCATCTTCCTGATGCTGGTTGAGGTTGGCTGGTTCATTGTTCTGCCTATTGTGCAAGAGTGCGCACAGTGGTGGCATCAGCGTAAACGCTCGCAGTTTCGCGCCGTCTGGCGTACCGCGCTGTGTTTATTGCTACTGCTCATGGTGCTGTTTTTCCCCTGGCGCAGTCAGGTAGAAATACCGGCGGTGCTGGAAGCGTCTCGCGTCAATACGCTGTATTCCCCCGTTGCGGCACAGGTGAAACAGCTACAGGTGAAGGATGGGCAGCGGGTTGAGGTGGGCGATGTGCTGTTGACGCTGACCTCCGGCGATCTCGATTTCCGGCTGGCGATTATTCGTCAGCGTATTGGCATCCTGCAATTACAAATGCGTCGTCAGGCGGCGAATCGTGACACGGTGGGCGATTCGCTGATTCTGGAACAGGAACTGGCGGCAGCGCTGGCACAATACCGTGGCCTGAAAGCACAGCAGGAACGGTTGCAGATCCGTGCACCGCAGTCCGGTGTGGTGAGGGACATCGCCGTTGATTTAACGCCGGGACGGTGGCTGGATGCCGATCTGCCGCTGCTGCGCATTGTGGACAGCGAAGGAGGCCGCCTGCGTGGCTATCTACGTGAAGACAAGCTTAATCGTATTACCGTGGGGATGTCTGGTCAGTTCATTGCGGATGACCCGGCACGTGCTGCGGTGCCTGTGATATTAAAAGACATTGATCCGACAGGCATTGCCTTCATTGAGCATAGCATGCTGGCCTCCGAACACGGTGGGCCGATAGCGGTCAGGCGGGATGAGCAAAAACAGCTGCGCCCGGTACAAGGCTGGTATGGCGTGAACCTTGATGTTGCCGCCGATTTGACGTTACCCGCACAGCCACTGCGTGGGCTGGTGGTGATAAACGGCGAAGCGGAGTCGCTGTTCACCGGGGTATGGCGGCAGGTTGCGGCTTTAGGTGTGAGAGAAAGCGGCTTCTAGATAAATAGCGTATTCCCTCGGTCATAAGGCGGATAGCATTCCGCCACCATCACGGTATTCTTCTTAAAATAATCCCATGAGAGTTTTATTTTAAAATCGCTACTGATATTCATGCTAATGAAATAATTATCGCGATCATTTTGTGTGTTTTGTTTTTTATTTATTACTTTAATTCCTTTTTTTTTCTGTGGTTTTTATTTCTTTCTGTGCGCATTGACGAAATGAAATTTACATCTATACATAAATAATCAGACTAATTAATGATTAACGTTACCGAAATAGCTTAACGGCAATGTTATTACCGCTGCTTTTTTAGGTGAGAGGGGAAACCCTGTCGCGATTATCAATGGGATGGGATAAGGAAGATTCACATGAAAAAAAGTCTGAAAACGTATTTATGCATGGCAGCAACGGGGCTTTCGCTGTTCTCCATTTCTCAGGTGGCTCAAGCCTGTTCAACAGAAGACTTCACTGGCTCAGTGTGTTTTACGGCCGCAACCTATTGTCCTAATGGCTTCCTGGAAGCGAATGGACAAACTCTGCAGGTTCGTGATTATCAGGCGCTCTTCAGTGTGGTGGGCATACAATACGGTGGCGATGGTAGCACTACCTTTGGGATACCCGACTTGCGGGGAAGAAGCCCGGTAGGACAAGGGCAAGGACCAGGGCTGCAGAATGTTCCTCAGGGATTGCCTCAAGCCTCCAGTTTGCGTGGGGCAGAAACGGCGACGCTGACGGTCGCCCAGATGCCGGTGCATAGCCATTTGGCTACGTTCACGCCAACGGCGGGGTCGGGTGGGCCGGTGGTCGTTAATGCGACGACGAATAAGGGCACATCAGCGACACCTACTGCGGCAGCTAACCAACTAGCGATGCCTGATAAGCCAGGGGCGCTCATTTATGCGGCAGAGGGCGCCGCCAGCACGCAGGTGCCGTTAGCGGGCGTGAGCGGCGGTGGTTCAGGTGGCGGTGGGACGGTTGCGGTGGGCAACAACGGCGGTTCGCAGCCTGTGAGCATCATCCCGCCGCAAACGGCGTTGCGAGCCTGTATCGTGGCGAACGGTTACTATCCGCCTCGCCCATAATGGCAGTGTGATTGGTGAGTCAGTAGTCAGAAAAAGTGATTAAGCAAAACATCAGGCCCCGCTCTGACATCATGTAGAGCGGGGCCTGATGTTTTATTCAGCGGTGTTCAATGTTGTCGAGCTAACCTCAAATGCACCTGTTAGCTGTCGAACGGATCCATCAGCAGGAAGGTGCACTCGGCGCGCTGGTGGCTATTGATCATCGGAACCAGTCGCTGGAAGTGCTCAGTCTGACAGTGAATATCCAGCGCGGCTCTATCCGGCCAGGTTTCTATAAAGGTGAAATGCCCCGGATCTTTCTGATTGATAAACAGCTCATAGGAGATGCACAGCGGCTCCTGTCGGGTTTTCTCCACTAATTCGCGGTACAGCGGCATGACTGCCTCAATGTATTCCGGCTTAATAAAATCCTGTGCGATCACTTTAAGCATAAAACGGCTCTTCCTCTCTGTGAGTCCTGCTGATTAAACGGTTCCGGCTAGCCGCGCTGCTGTTTTTCACTCTGATCTGCGCCGTTTCCCTGCCGGTAGGCCAGCGATACCATCAGCGACTGCACCAGACATAGCGTGGCGGACTGTGAACGGAACGCATCAACCTGCGCTTCCTTCACGACAAAGCAAACGTCGCTGAGCGTCGCCAGCGGGCTGATCTGACTGTCGGTAATCACGATTTGCCGTGCTCCGGCTTTCGCGGCCATCTCGCTGACCATCACAGTTTCCTGTGAATAGGGCGAGAAGCTGATGGAAACTACCACATCGCGTGAGCTGACACGGCTGAGCTGTTCACGAAACATGCCTCCCAACCCGTTGACCAGAATGGGGCTGCTTTCCAGATGGCTAAGCGCATAGGTCAGGTAAGTGGCGACGCTGAACGAGCGCCGCAGCCCGACGATATAAATCGTTTCCGCCTGAGCCAGCAGATCGACGGCTTTTTGCAGATCCTCTTGCGGAGTACGTGCCGCTAGCTGCTGCATCGCCTGCGCGTTTGAGCGGGCAAACTCATGCAGAATATCCAGCGGTGTTTCTGGCACCGCCTCCGCCTCCATCGCCCGAAACAGCCGCGCCCGGTCGGTATAGCTGGCGGTTTCTTCCACCAAATTCATACGGAACAGCTGTTTCATTTCGTTGAAACCGCTGAAATCAAAGGCGTTGGCGAAGCGAATCAGGGTTGAGGGAGGGACGTCCGCGCGTTCGGCGATCACCGCGACGGTATCGAAAGCGATACTGTTGGTATTATCCAGCACATAGTGCGCCACCTGCTGTAACCGCTTGCTGAGCGAATCATAACGCTCGCGGATCTGTTCCTGTAATTCTCTCAGGCTGGTTGCCATGGGCATATCGGGTTATCTCCCAAAGACGTATAAGAACCTATCCCATTAGGGCGATTTCATGACTGGCGCCTGAAACGGAACAGAAAATTCATTTCTGGATACGGTTGTTTTATCTGTACGACATTTCTGGCAGCACACCTTTTATCGATAACGCTATTTTCAGAGGCTGCTCGCCTGTCTTTATGGACAGCTGTCTTCAAGTTTACATAAAAATTCGCAGCGGATCACAATAATCAATATTTATTTTATTTTTACGTTAAATGGAATATTCATTTCATATACTGTAATCCGATGTCAGC
It encodes:
- a CDS encoding TolC family protein, whose protein sequence is MQRCPKIFSVTLLALLVSGCAVSTQPIDKAESTRRADTDLRVMFSNQEPVTAPITLHDAMARALKYNLEARLKVMEQALAQEQVDLARFDMLPRIAANAGYVTRSNVSASSSRSIERGVTSLEPSTSQDQTRRVADLNMVWNILDFGVSYVTAHQQSDKRWIAEERRRKVTHTIVQDVQSAYWRAVAAERLLHRIDALIERVNMARENSQKMSAQKVGDIIEAYSYQRALLDATRQLEEQRRALSLAKTELATLMNLPLGTDYKLVLPKENELVEPELKVAFSDLEQAALVSRPELREQDYQVRISAAETRKSLLRMLPGIEMSVGGNYDSNSFLVNQHWADAGVKVTWNLFNLFSGPAAIDVAKAGETVSEMRRQAMSMAVLAQLYVARANFNEAQRQYRTGKELQKLDVDILEQLNNRYKAGNIGELQLIQGELNAVNTSLRNDLAYAELRNAYGQIFVTAGLDPLPATQTLNDIPSVGKALDQTEKRWATGNLSL
- a CDS encoding efflux RND transporter periplasmic adaptor subunit — protein: MAEKIEDELQLAPVSNPSTNNVSANSRATETSAREARGVLRAVDQATLSGELNAKVVEMPFRDGEAFQKGDLLVRFDCSAYQAQFAASQAAMRAAQQELSQNRQLAEMKSVGRNAVAVAEARLAQATAESQVYQIQTNRCRVVAPFSGQVVSRKIQVSEYVGQGMPLLEIVDNRHLEINVLVPSRWLASLKPKQTFTFIPDETGVPLQAEVLRIGARIDESSQTLTLIGRVLKPDNSLLAGMSGSARFTGQP
- a CDS encoding efflux RND transporter periplasmic adaptor subunit yields the protein MSESHSFTLERAFAEFIHLERLARSAKNSETLAYSMVNDSQRLFGFRHVALVINGRVRAVTGVSVPDPHAPFVAFIERAGKQLVTQKAAEHVTTVRADWFDTQTQNDWQTLSAQEALWVPLKDRQEQLIGGLWYARDLPWQETDQTLMEQLSDAYAHAWLALEPRKAWRPGIPKAKVLIAVAVLIGALLIPVRQSVLAPAEVVPLDGRIVTAPLDGVIAEITVKPNQVVKKDEVLVRFDNTTLKAQADVAERALGVAEAEWRSGSQRAFQDADSKSKLDLLSAQVEQKRAELMYANDLLSRSEVRAERDGIAVFADGDRLRGKPVRTGERLMELASPQQAELKIELDVGDAIQFPVQADVALFLDSDPLKRHEATLQRIAYEAALTDRSTLAYRLDARFIADAPRIGLRGTAKIYGEYVPMGVYLFRRPVAALRKTVGF
- a CDS encoding efflux RND transporter periplasmic adaptor subunit, whose amino-acid sequence is MAVLPPLRDDLHLSPAAPARDGSPQWTLADTISGRYFKLNNTAIRLLRHWTLCESEQVMAAVNKEPGIPLGNDDLEQFLRFLRAHDLIAGSDKEQRSSYEAKAASRRRSLIKQVLHQYLFFRIPLWRPDPFLNKTWPWLQRYGVTLLRVVFPLVLLLGIFLVSRDWPRYRSSFPHLFSLEGMMAFGCALIFAKFIHELGHAYMAKKAGCRVQSMGVAFIVMFPMLYTDVSDAWRVGDHRARVLIGAGGILAELLLATLALLAWSLLPEGPLHSAAFLLSSATWITTLIINVNPLMRFDGYFMLSDAWRIDNLQGRAYALCRWHLREKLFGYGDVPPERWSPPMVKRLLLWGYASWVWRFFLFFGIALAVYHYFFKVLGIFLMLVEVGWFIVLPIVQECAQWWHQRKRSQFRAVWRTALCLLLLLMVLFFPWRSQVEIPAVLEASRVNTLYSPVAAQVKQLQVKDGQRVEVGDVLLTLTSGDLDFRLAIIRQRIGILQLQMRRQAANRDTVGDSLILEQELAAALAQYRGLKAQQERLQIRAPQSGVVRDIAVDLTPGRWLDADLPLLRIVDSEGGRLRGYLREDKLNRITVGMSGQFIADDPARAAVPVILKDIDPTGIAFIEHSMLASEHGGPIAVRRDEQKQLRPVQGWYGVNLDVAADLTLPAQPLRGLVVINGEAESLFTGVWRQVAALGVRESGF
- a CDS encoding phage tail protein encodes the protein MKKSLKTYLCMAATGLSLFSISQVAQACSTEDFTGSVCFTAATYCPNGFLEANGQTLQVRDYQALFSVVGIQYGGDGSTTFGIPDLRGRSPVGQGQGPGLQNVPQGLPQASSLRGAETATLTVAQMPVHSHLATFTPTAGSGGPVVVNATTNKGTSATPTAAANQLAMPDKPGALIYAAEGAASTQVPLAGVSGGGSGGGGTVAVGNNGGSQPVSIIPPQTALRACIVANGYYPPRP
- a CDS encoding putative quinol monooxygenase, whose translation is MLKVIAQDFIKPEYIEAVMPLYRELVEKTRQEPLCISYELFINQKDPGHFTFIETWPDRAALDIHCQTEHFQRLVPMINSHQRAECTFLLMDPFDS
- a CDS encoding MurR/RpiR family transcriptional regulator, yielding MPMATSLRELQEQIRERYDSLSKRLQQVAHYVLDNTNSIAFDTVAVIAERADVPPSTLIRFANAFDFSGFNEMKQLFRMNLVEETASYTDRARLFRAMEAEAVPETPLDILHEFARSNAQAMQQLAARTPQEDLQKAVDLLAQAETIYIVGLRRSFSVATYLTYALSHLESSPILVNGLGGMFREQLSRVSSRDVVVSISFSPYSQETVMVSEMAAKAGARQIVITDSQISPLATLSDVCFVVKEAQVDAFRSQSATLCLVQSLMVSLAYRQGNGADQSEKQQRG